One Rhododendron vialii isolate Sample 1 chromosome 2a, ASM3025357v1 genomic region harbors:
- the LOC131317377 gene encoding uncharacterized protein LOC131317377 — protein MAIEWIKPWPWPREEVHSKILGNSRYYSHFANCIGAIDGTHIKAYPDSEQLLRWIGRKGYPTKNIMAACDFDMCFTFALMGWKGSAHDTRIFNDCLRNPEFNFLAPRGG, from the exons ATGGCTATCGAGTGGATTAAACCTTGGCCATGGCCTCGCGAAGAGGTGCATTCGAAAATACTAGGGAACAGCAGATACTATTCACATTTTGCG AATTGCATTGGAGCAATTGATGGCACTCACATAAAGGCCTATCCTGATTCAGAGCAGCTATTGCGATGGATTGGTCGGAAGGgatatccaacaaaaaatattatggCGGCATGCGATTTTGATATGTGTTTCACTTTTGCATTAATGGGATGGAAGGGAAGTGCACACGATACAAGGATATTCAATGATTGCTTAAGGAACCCAGAGTTCAATTTTTTGGCCCCACGAGGAGGTTAG